The Cydia pomonella isolate Wapato2018A chromosome 13, ilCydPomo1, whole genome shotgun sequence genome segment ATGGGTCAATGCACAAGAGTAATGCGAGTCAGCATTATATTACGTAGTAATTTAGCTCTAGATGAGCATTATTTTGGGCCCTAGATATAGACACTAAATTTAGcatcataaataaaaactgaTGCAATGAAATTTGGACTCGCGTTAATCTTTCGTGGAATGCTGCAAAAATTAAACAATGCAGCCTGTAACTAGAAACAATGTggagaaatattaaaaatagacataattCATAACACGAGTTCAGTGTCTGTGTGAGTATATACAATAAGGGTATAAGAAATCAACTGAAATGAACTAAgaatttaataataagtaatattattctAACTCACTTGTTAGTCTTCACGGAAGGAGCGAATTTATCCATGAGTGCACCCACATGTAAAGTACCGGTACTCTTGGCACCGCAGAAGTCAAATATTTGCAGTGCAGTCTCGAGACACTCTGTAACACAGAAATAAGCTAACCACATGCAAAATAAACACGATACCAACGCGGTGCTGCAATAATAACAACAGAAAACAAACTTACCATCGGTGTTAGATGTATCTCGATCTAAATCCATTTTCTTCAAGCAACCACACTGTAACTGCACGGAAACGCGTTAAAGTTATTTCAGATTCAGTCTTAATCATGTGCGATATATGTACGTTAACGGCTCtagttgtttgttatttcaGTATGCTTAAATAAATTCGTTACGCTACGCCGGAGTACAAAAATAGCAATGCAAAAATAGTTTAGTCAGTTTAATCAAACAAACGTCAAATATGAAAAGAAAAGCTCGCTTTTGCTATTGTCTATGCGTGGTCTATGGTCTACGCTATTTGTAGATAAAGCACCTGCTACACGGCTGGCAACCAAGCTTCCAACTGTCATATGTAAAAATAGAGTCTAAGCTAAATTAgataaattggcagcgattttgatagccctgagtattgtattctttgttAAACATGTAAACCTACCactgtaagtaatttttaacaccttattatgttttatattaaaggaaaaaattgtaaatttacgcttccggcaggacttgaactcgcaacctccgcaatccgtgcgtttactcttaaccaattgagctacggaAGCCTACCAGGACCTTacaaatctttccattccttcggttataatataaaattagttcattgtattaatataaaatttattattatgtttaatgcaaataatttatctttatctttaacgtccacactttatcaggcctgatagcagacacacatatatatatatatggtaaatatatatatatatttattattttatttattagatatttggtgaaacggaaaaatattctttctcggCGGAAATCGGGTCGGATATCAGGCCTGAAAAAGTATGGATGTAATTAGCACTTGATTTCGAGCCTGAAATCGGGAAATGTGGATGCAATTGGCGCTTTACTTGGGGCTGGCTTCGggccataaaaaataatttgtctctaattgccaaaaatgttcaatgtttgatttttgcatatgattatttttgttacatttcaaTATTGTTATCTATGTGCTGATagtccgtgaaacggaaaacgattatcaggcccaaCATccggactgatttcgggcccgatattggaagtgtggatgtaattggctctATAATATACGACCAccaccaaagagcatataatcactacgacttactttactctttgaccACCACCTATCGGTTGAAGACTACAAAGGTTGGAAGTGATTACACCctgtagtacctacctaccagaGTGTAGTAAGGCCTTTAGAACTGTTTCAGCACCAGTGAAAAAACGGTAGCTTGATTGAGATGAATCGACATTCGTTGAATTATttaactgtcactgtcacaggaggatttaatttcttttatggCAACACAGTCTTTTCTTGTCGACGAGTTATAGGAATGTGagttttgtaaatttacaagaaaaatatctatttaaatCTGTGTTAATAAGAAACATTTGAAGCAAATTTCTTTACCAATATAAAGTGTGTGCATCGTACTGTGCGTCGccattaagatttttaatacTAATTGAGATTTTACACTAACATTGATGAGTTCAAGTCGAAGTTGTACACACAGTTGATAGTGATTATTGTGGTGTTTCTTaacataattatcataaaaagACGTCTTAACTCAAAgagatattttaaaaacatcatACTCACATATTAATTGCGTATTATAGAAGTTGTGAGTCAGTTTTTGTGAATCAAAATACGATTTTAGAGGTTAGTTTTGTTTTCGCAGATCCATCCAAGATGGGTAAGATCATGAAACCCGGGAAGGTGGTGCTGGTCCTCAGCGGCCGGTACGCGGGCCGCAAAGCCATCGTCGTTAAAAACTACGACGAGGGAACGTCGGACAAACCCTACGGCCACGCTTTTGTCGCCGGCATCGACAGGTATCCGAGGAAAGTCCAGAAGAGGATGGGCAAAAACAAAATCCACAAGCGCTCCAAAGTCAAGCCCTTTGTTAAGGTAAGAATCTTTGAATTTGTAACATAACCTTAAAGTTTGTTTTGATAGTGAAATGCTCCATATTATCTTTGAGATGTCAAATTCGGATATAGAatgcatttttttaagaaatgaCATGAGAAGTACGTATActtttactgtaaaaaaaatgcttactagatactgtaataatataattttaaaaagataCTTAGCAATTGGTGGAGTAAATGTGTGTGTGCAATATAGTGATagacaattttataaaaggACTTGTTTTAGAATTATTGATAGACCTACATTTTCcactacaatacaatattttcttCAACATTTTCCTTTATTATTTGGCAACATAATATATTCCAAACTAACTTTCTCTGACCTTCTGTATGAAATATCAGTGTAAACTCCATCTCCATATAACAATTCACTCCTTATAACATTGACATTTGGTGGCTATAGTTGCTTTACTTCAATATTAATTTCTCTCTCTGGCGATCTAAAGAAGATGATTAATGATCTAGCATCGGAAAGTGCAAAAAAACcttgaaaa includes the following:
- the LOC133524439 gene encoding large ribosomal subunit protein eL27; the encoded protein is MGKIMKPGKVVLVLSGRYAGRKAIVVKNYDEGTSDKPYGHAFVAGIDRYPRKVQKRMGKNKIHKRSKVKPFVKVVNYNHLMPTRYTVDFSFEKFSAKDLKDPAKRKKLRFNTRVRFEERYKSGKNKWFFQKLRF